One genomic region from Amycolatopsis sp. FBCC-B4732 encodes:
- a CDS encoding glycoside hydrolase family 3 protein, whose translation MSTPEKLAEAVLLPGFAGTTAPDWLRRRVAGGLGGVVLFGRNVVDDEQVAALTAQLRGERDGVVVGIDEEGGDVTRLDVNTGSFVPGPLALGAADDPELTTAVAAALGERLAACGVTLDLAPCADLTLAAEDPIIGVRAFGSDPAKASPHVAAYVTGLQKYGVAACAKHFPGHGAATEDSHVALPVLPRTVEELREIELVPFAAAIRAGVRSVMSGHLVVRAWGDEPATLNRTALTDVLRGELGFTGAVITDALEMGAVSGAYGKHDGLGRSAVRALAAGADALCLGGAAFEAEHLDACVAAIVAAVAAGELPLERLSEAASRTAALGTDPAPATVGPVDRRLGLEAARKALRVRGDVRLAGPPLVVDVQTEPTIAAGPMPWGLGAHLAELVPGTRVLAATPDDADAVLEAARGFRSVVVVTREAHRHPRVRELLAALSTVDYIRVETGAPGPAGDGGPRIDTFSGSYVSLRAAAEYLA comes from the coding sequence TTGTCCACACCGGAGAAGCTCGCCGAAGCAGTCCTCCTGCCCGGGTTCGCCGGGACGACCGCGCCGGACTGGCTCCGGCGCCGCGTGGCCGGCGGGCTGGGCGGGGTGGTCCTGTTCGGGCGCAACGTCGTCGACGACGAGCAGGTCGCCGCGCTCACCGCGCAGCTGCGGGGCGAGCGCGACGGCGTGGTGGTCGGGATCGACGAGGAGGGCGGCGACGTCACCCGCCTCGACGTGAACACCGGGTCGTTCGTGCCGGGGCCGCTGGCCCTCGGCGCGGCCGACGACCCGGAGCTGACCACGGCGGTCGCCGCCGCGCTCGGCGAACGGCTCGCGGCCTGCGGTGTCACGCTCGACCTGGCGCCGTGCGCGGACCTGACGCTGGCGGCCGAAGACCCGATCATCGGCGTCCGGGCGTTCGGGTCCGACCCGGCGAAGGCGTCGCCGCACGTCGCGGCGTATGTGACCGGGCTGCAGAAGTACGGCGTGGCGGCGTGCGCCAAGCACTTCCCGGGCCACGGCGCGGCGACCGAGGACTCGCACGTGGCCCTGCCGGTGCTGCCGCGGACCGTCGAAGAGCTGCGCGAGATCGAGCTGGTCCCGTTCGCCGCGGCGATCCGGGCCGGGGTGCGCTCGGTGATGTCGGGCCACCTGGTCGTGCGGGCCTGGGGCGACGAGCCGGCCACGCTCAACCGGACGGCGCTCACCGACGTCCTGCGCGGCGAGCTCGGCTTCACCGGCGCGGTCATCACCGACGCGCTGGAGATGGGCGCGGTCTCGGGCGCGTACGGCAAGCACGACGGCCTCGGCCGCTCGGCCGTGCGGGCGCTGGCCGCGGGCGCGGACGCGCTCTGCCTCGGCGGCGCGGCGTTCGAGGCCGAGCACCTGGACGCCTGCGTCGCGGCGATCGTGGCCGCGGTGGCGGCGGGGGAGCTGCCCCTGGAGCGGCTTTCCGAAGCGGCTTCGCGGACGGCGGCGCTCGGCACCGACCCCGCGCCGGCGACGGTCGGCCCGGTCGACCGGCGGCTGGGGCTGGAAGCGGCGCGCAAGGCGTTGCGCGTGCGGGGCGACGTGCGGCTGGCCGGACCGCCGCTGGTGGTCGACGTCCAGACCGAGCCGACCATCGCGGCCGGTCCGATGCCGTGGGGACTCGGTGCGCACCTGGCCGAGCTGGTGCCGGGAACGCGGGTACTGGCCGCGACCCCGGACGACGCCGACGCGGTTCTCGAAGCGGCGCGGGGGTTCCGCAGCGTTGTCGTGGTCACGCGGGAGGCACACCGGCACCCGCGCGTGCGGGAGCTGCTGGCCGCGTTGTCCACTGTGGACTACATCCGCGTCGAGACCGGGGCACCGGGACCGGCCGGCGACGGCGGCCCGCGGATCGACACGTTCAGCGGCTCCTACGTGAGCCTGCGGGCGGCGGCCGAGTACCTGGCCTGA